The Solea senegalensis isolate Sse05_10M linkage group LG4, IFAPA_SoseM_1, whole genome shotgun sequence genome includes a region encoding these proteins:
- the LOC122767697 gene encoding G-protein coupled receptor 22-like, whose product METEGYRDLLETSDGQGVDLLDGGGEVGVEEGWSTPYPLGFQVSLTTVLMLELVLGFSSNLTVLVLYCAQSNLVDSVSNLVTVNLHVLDILVCVLCLPLTVAVILLPANGSGLGSLATLCCFHEACVTFTSVATAVNVLVISLDRYDISVRPASRLLTPRRAALLLTAVWVVSLAVFFLPFIEGDFFSSAAEDGEDEEAEGQSHEPELTTRLSPIFSSISPSLLPPSHPSSPSHHLPPVWQNRTLLCVGGQGYHTGMAMYYHLLLQVPCFFIAVAVMLFTYSKILQALNIRIGSHMMRGKRTKDSTCRIRCRRRRKKDLSLPVEAVSSNQNQNLAHPPLIPSPTPTSPPPISSMPQGISDSGATVTTVSTAATTPIATTPATPASPTQASASASAQTHATSPLPASSMGVQASVSAIIALRRAVRRHRDRRERQRRVLKMSLIIISTFLGCWAPLSAVNVLILCLGPSDSLVRLRLCFLAMAYGTTIFHPLLYAFTRQKLRRALKTRVKKRVVSLLQVDPAVSGGTVIHNSWVEGGAQRKSRKPRVEASDGTDRCLTEAVRE is encoded by the coding sequence ATGGAGACCGAAGGCTATCGTGACCTCCTGGAGACCAGCGACGGTCAGGGGGTAGACCTGTTGGATGGAGGGGGTGAGGTGGGCGTGGAGGAGGGCTGGAGCACACCTTACCCACTGGGATTCCAGGTGTCTTTGACCACCGTGCTGATGCTGGAGCTGGTGCTGGGCTTCAGCAGCAACCTGACCGTGCTCGTGCTCTACTGCGCTCAGTCCAACCTTGTGGATTCAGTCAGCAACCTGGTCACGGTCAATCTCCACGTGCTGGACATCctggtgtgtgtgctgtgtctgCCACTGACTGTTGCTGTGATCCTGCTCCCGGCTAATGGAAGCGGACTTGGCAGTCTGGCCACTTTGTGCTGCTTTCACGAAGCCTGCGTCACATTCACCAGTGTGGCAACGGCAGTCAACGTACTGGTGATCAGTTTGGACCGATACGACATCTCGGTGCGTCCGGCCAGTCGCCTGCTGACCCCCCGGCGCGCCGCATTGCTCCTGACAGCCGTGTGGGTCGTGTCTCTGGCCGTCTTCTTCTTGCCTTTCATAGAGGGGGACTTCTTTTCTTCAGCGGCTGAGGAcggtgaggatgaggaggcagAAGGGCAAAGTCATGAGCCCGAGCTCACCACCAGACTGAGTCccattttttcctccatttcgCCCTCTTTATTACCCCCCAGTCACCCGTCCTCCCCCTCACACCACCTGCCTCCAGTATGGCAGAACAGGACACTGCTGTGTGTTGGCGGGCAGGGCTATCACACAGGCATGGCCATGTATTACCATTTGTTACTGCAGGTTCCCTGCTTCTTCATAGCTGTGGCCGTCATGTTGTTCACCTACTCCAAAATTCTACAGGCTCTCAACATCCGCATAGGCTCCCACATGATGAGGGGTAAACGTACCAAGGACTCCACCTGCAGGATACGCTGCAGGAGGCGGAGGAAGAAGGACCTGAGCCTGCCCGTAGAGGCCGTGTCCtcgaaccagaaccagaacctcGCCCATCCTCCTCTCATCCCCTCCCCGACACCAACGTCACCCCCACCAATCTCCTCCATGCCCCAGGGGATTTCTGACAGTGGAGCAACAGTCACTACCGTCAGCACCGCTGCCACCACCCCTATCGCGACCACCCCGGCCACCCCTGCGTCCCCAACCCAAGCTTCAGCTTCCGCCTCAGCGCAGACCCATGCCACCTCACCGCTGCCCGCCTCCTCCATGGGCGTCCAGGCGTCTGTTTCTGCCATCATCGCGTTGAGGCGTGCTGTGCGCAGACACAGGGACCGCAGAGAACGCCAACGCCGCGTCCTGAAAATgtccctcatcatcatctccacctTCTTGGGGTGCTGGGCCCCTCTGTCCGCGGTCAACGTTCTGATCCTGTGTCTGGGTCCCAGCGACAGCCTGGTGCGGCTGCGTCTCTGCTTCTTGGCGATGGCTTACGGCACGACCATCTTCCATCCCCTGCTGTACGCTTTCACCAGACAGAAGCTGCGCCGGGCCCTCAAGACACGCGTCAAGAAAAGGGTCGTGTCCCTTTTACAAGTGGACCCAGCTGTCAGCGGGGGGACAGTTATTCATAACTCGTGGGTGGAGGGAGGAGCCCAGAGGAAGAGCCGCAAGCCACGGGTGGAGGCCAGCGATGGCACTGATCGATGCCTCACAGAGGCCGTGAgggagtga
- the LOC122767863 gene encoding epidermal growth factor receptor kinase substrate 8-like protein 1, producing the protein MLKIWSLVPTFFLKPIFDNTTSTKWREGDKEIPTYPLKFSDGWQPPEVTPLHSESVSRQESPQPAGRQVLANWAPQYQPQKASLGESKPRQMRVMYDFISRNHRELTIRKGDIVEVLDVSKQWWKVRDSSGDEGFVPNNVLETCDETSNQYQEIEGVPVLTRRSKPAEVKAWLEDKGFSKITVRCLGVLSGSMLLGMTREELKTLCPEEGGRIFFQLQAVKYSMAAAE; encoded by the exons ATGTTGAAGATTTGGTCCCTTGTACCCACTTTCTTCCTAAAACCCATCTTTGACAATACTACCAGCACCAAATGGCGAGAGGGTGACAAGGAAATCCCGACGTACCCATTGAAGTTCTCAGATGGCTGGCAGCCTCCTGAAGTCACACCTCTCCACAGTGAATCTGTGAGCAGACAGGAGAGTCCACAGCCTGCAGGGAGACAG GTGTTGGCCAACTGGGCTCCTCAGTATCAACCACAAAAAGCCag tttgggTGAATCAAAGCCACGTCAAATGCGCGTCAtgtatgattttatttcaagaaacCACAGGGAGCTCACCATCAGGAAAGGGGACATAGTCGAG GTGCTGGACGTGTCCAAGCAGTGGTGGAAAGTGAGGGACAGCAGTGGCGACGAGGGCTTTGTTCCCAATAACGTCCTGGAGACTTGTGATGAAACATCTAACCAG tATCAGGAAATTGAAGGTGTTCCTGTCCTGACAAGGAGGTCTAAACCTGCGGAAGTGAAAGCCTGGCTGGAAGACAAGGGCTTTAGTAAAAT CACCGTGCGCTGCCTGGGCGTGCTGAGCGGCTCCATGCTCCTGGGGATGACCAGAGAGGAACTGAAGACGCTGTGTCCAGAGGAAGGAGGACGAATCTTCTTCCAGTTACAAGCGGTCAAGTACAGCATGGCT GCTGCCGAATAA